Genomic segment of Eleutherodactylus coqui strain aEleCoq1 chromosome 1, aEleCoq1.hap1, whole genome shotgun sequence:
acagaagacctgcggtccaccgagggtgaagatcccggcggccatcttcgcaaggtaagtaagaagtcaccggagcgcggggattcgggtaagtactatccgtttttttttttttaaacccctgcatcggttttgtctcgcgccgaacggggggggggggctattgaaaaaaaaaaaaaaaagtttcggcgtgggacaacccctttaatctagggggttgtcatgtgattacagcgcggaaactgaaaaaagtggcgatttcaatccatcgccaagccagttccaatgactctagagcaatgaaacttcacacactaggagaacttttggtgctgaatccagctaagctcctcataCTACCACTCttctcatcattctgccaccattgcatgtcaaagtagctgaaaaattctatcccgcaaaataaaactcatattttaagcagtaataactcataatcaatgcaatccaactcagctatgaatgtatcaatgtgtactccatagaaatgtttctcattattcacattatggacccaaaaggatgcatagctcttaagatacaatgagtcaaaaatggcaaaaaacacttttttgctaatttttccctttttcaaaggcgaaaatcagaatgtactccatttttttttcatttttgttctatttggaagagaattttttgctctacaagattcgatgtttttcattttgttcccagaccacctagatgggaaaatatcaatgcctgtgaagatcctatgcactcgcggaggtcaaataataaaataagtgtaagttttgcatggatgtataattagtttagaaatcatgagaaggtaaattatttttggaatgagacaactttttgcgctcaagaaacttatgtgatcaaaaattgcctggcgagttcaggtgagccacaagctttggcctaagatggtcagaatatcattgagtgttgcataatgattgtggtatattacagtgatcactgggcttatttagcactctatccatattggatactaagattatctaaggctagcatttgtgtaataaataactagttcagTGGATCACataacaacattgtcacacttccatagcTGCAACAGAttcatcaccaatagaacatgtacaggaccatctgggacaccaactttgaaaGCCTACATAACCGCACAGCCTAGAGGCTTAATCACAGAAAATGTGGACTGACAAGCCACAGAATACCTTATAGAACCTAtacgcctccatgcccaccccacATCTTGTATCTCGTCTAGAGGCGGCTcaacagcatactagagcctccattccctaccttatcccatcttgtatccaagctagaagcggtacaacaggatactagagcctccattccctaccttatcccatcttgtatccaagctagaagcggtacaacaggatactagagcctccattccctaccttatcccatcttgtatccaagctagaagcggtacaacaggatactagagcctccattccctcctttatcccatcttgtatccaagctagaggcggtacaacagcatactagagcctccattccctaccttatcccatcttgtatccaagctagaggcggtaaagcaggatactagagcctccattccctaccttatcccatcttgtatccaagctagaggcgggacaacagggtactagagcctcccttccaggggtcagtattttgcaataaattctccttttgctctgatatcgtaatcacttgCTTACATTAACGTCACAATCACCCATAAAAAGTATCATTCCCTTCTGACAACTTCCAGGGgaaggattgtttttgacaaggaGGGTACTTAGGATGGTGGAGTGGCAGCATTATATTACACCACTAGTAATAGGAATCAAGGTTCATGGTGATAATCCAGTTTCTCTGCTGTGAAAGTTAAGGCGGCTTTTCTTTTCTTCATAATGGtgcgtttagatggaacgattgcTGTTCACAAAATCAGTCAAACATACAAAAGCAAACAACAATCGTTGCCGACGGCTGAACTACAAACGCTCGGACAAATAAGGATCATGCATTTTCCATTTTATCTAAAAGGAGCTTTATGCCCACAATACGTCATGGATGCAGACTACAGTTGACATCAGAGTAATTATAATTTTATGAATTTGAAAAATTCTGACTAATTCCATTTTTTTAGCCCATTTTAAATTAGGAATATTGACTCTTCTCTATAAAATCTTTGATCAGCTTTCAAAATTTGATTTCCTTTAAAACAGTTTTCACATAAAGAACATCAAAATGGGTCCTCCACTTTGTGATATCTATGAGGAGCGCCAAGTTTGGCTTCAGCAGTAGAACATTTCCCGTGTTCTGAACATTAAAATGCCTTCTCTCTTGTGTGACTTTTGTGATGCATAATAAGACTTGTTTTGTGTGCAAAAcatctcccacattctgaacatgaaaatggcttttcccctgtgtgaattctctgatgtttaacaagatctgatttctgaccacaacatttcccacatactgaacatgaataTTGACCCTCTCCGGTGTGAAGTCTCTGATGTGTAAGAAGATGTGTTCTAtccctaaaacatttcccacattctgaacatgaaaatggcttctctcctgtatgaattctctgatgtttaacaagatctgatttctgaccacaacatttcccacatactgaacatgaataTTGCCCCTCTCCTGTGTGGAGGCTCTGATGCATAAGAAAATATGTTCTAtccttaaaacatttcccacattctgaacatgaaaatggcttctctgctgtatgaattctctgatgtgtaacaagatttgatttctgcgtgaaacatttcccacattctgcacatgaaaatggcttctctcctgtgtgaattctctcatgtgtaacaagatttcttttatttgtaaaacccttcccacattctgtacatgaaaatggcttctcttctgtgtgattTCTCTCATGTGCAGCAAGCTTTCCTTTGTttgcaaagcatttcccacattctgaacatgaataaggTTTCTCATCTGTGCAAGTTGTTTTGTGTGTAAAAAGACCTGAGCTTTTTTCAAACAGTTTTCCACATTGCAGACTTTTACCCCCAATGTGACCTGTACTCGTAGTAAAATTCTGAGATCGATCAGGAGAAGGTTCCTTGTGATTAGGGGGATTATATGATAGATCTGTACTGTTATATACTGGCTGAACATTAAGggtaatgaggttttctcctggAGAGTGCTGCACAATATCTTCATCTTCTGTTTTACACTTTAGCGATGACATGAAGTTTCCATCAAAGTCCTCAATGGGATTTTCTGTTAGGATTAAATTTggatttagtgatttttttttttcagctgcaaaAAGTAGCCAACTATATAAAATTTAGAAAAGacctgcagtttttgatgcgTTATATCAAGTTAAAGTCAAAATTACACCCAGGAAGAAGATGTGTAAATCCTccttttatatttcccattttctttgaatccacttctagctttcacaaaaaaaaagaaaaaaaactacaacaaaaattcgCCCCAAAACTGCATGTGAGTTTCCAGCCCTATAATGCTTTGTCCAACACCATTAATTGCATCAATGACAACAAACTCAATTCAAGTCATTAGGATCTCAGGTTCAATTACCCCACATGaacattaaaaaattatatatagataaaatagttttaaaaaacttGGCACAACACAAAACGGACAGAGAAGACAGACAGGTAAGCACgaggtcaatgccggggcacagGTCACATTCCACTGCGTGAATCTTGtagttggaatccgacccagccgtggacatgaggccttattctacAGGCCAATGTATTTTCACGGCCCCaaagaataaagcccagacacccagaatGTGAAAACACATTCCATACTGAATGTTTACCTGAATTTTATCCCCTTAAGTGGAAAGACAGCAACATAAACTAGAGGAACATATTGATTAAAAACTGCTCTTTCTAAAAAGCACACAGTAAATTAAAATTCGAAGTGTCCATTTTGAGTTcaggtgttaaaaaaataatttctgcaaatgtaacttttttttttttttttaaacagtttcaAAAACAGTAAATATGCAAGCAAATTGTATGAAAGCTAtgactgggtggtgaacttacaggaTTGCAATCAGTTcagaaaaaaatggtaaaaattggaaagggggaggggtttgccgttaagtaaaatcctgtttaaatctCACACAACGGGAAgatataagggagggaggtgaaCATGTGAAGTCTTTATGAGTGGAAATACATGAAGGAAaagacaataataaaatcctcataggtggTTTTTGTAAAGACCACCAAATACAACAGAAGCTActaaaaatctattactgaagcaaatagatAAAGCCGCAAATTGCAATGAAATAATTATTAATGAAGACTTTAACTattcagatataaactgggaagccgaaaacTTTGGAGCTCACAATGGTAACAACATTCTATCAGTTActaaaagataattaccttacccaacttacaGGACCAgactagagggatggccattttaGACTTAAAAACCaagagacctgacagaataataaGGGTGCAGgctgggggcacctgggaaaaagtgaccataatataatacatttcaacttgtccttcaagagagagttttatgaAGAAGCGagaaaactttaggaaggccaagttcgatCAGCTTAATTTTgcccttaaccttttttttac
This window contains:
- the LOC136608187 gene encoding zinc finger protein OZF-like isoform X2, with protein sequence MSKDGNEVTKRILNISLEIIYLLTGEDYTIVKKTLGDCTTSNSHLHETGGWSKSQSPITEAPPHLPIHEQKILELANKITELLTGEVPIRCQDVTVYFSMEEWEYLEGHKDLYKDVMMENHQPCSSQENPIEDFDGNFMSSLKCKTEDEDIVQHSPGENLITLNVQPVYNSTDLSYNPPNHKEPSPDRSQNFTTSTGHIGGKSLQCGKLFEKSSGLFTHKTTCTDEKPYSCSECGKCFANKGKLAAHERNHTEEKPFSCTECGKGFTNKRNLVTHERIHTGEKPFSCAECGKCFTQKSNLVTHQRIHTAEKPFSCSECGKCFKDRTYFLMHQSLHTGEGQYSCSVCGKCCGQKSDLVKHQRIHTGEKPFSCSECGKCFRDRTHLLTHQRLHTGEGQYSCSVCGKCCGQKSDLVKHQRIHTGEKPFSCSECGRCFAHKTSLIMHHKSHTREKAF
- the LOC136608187 gene encoding zinc finger protein OZF-like isoform X1 translates to MVLSLNELSSVSKSGHDVSKRILNISLEIIYLLTGEDYTIVKKTLGDCTTSNSHLHETGGWSKSQSPITEAPPHLPIHEQKILELANKITELLTGEVPIRCQDVTVYFSMEEWEYLEGHKDLYKDVMMENHQPCSSQENPIEDFDGNFMSSLKCKTEDEDIVQHSPGENLITLNVQPVYNSTDLSYNPPNHKEPSPDRSQNFTTSTGHIGGKSLQCGKLFEKSSGLFTHKTTCTDEKPYSCSECGKCFANKGKLAAHERNHTEEKPFSCTECGKGFTNKRNLVTHERIHTGEKPFSCAECGKCFTQKSNLVTHQRIHTAEKPFSCSECGKCFKDRTYFLMHQSLHTGEGQYSCSVCGKCCGQKSDLVKHQRIHTGEKPFSCSECGKCFRDRTHLLTHQRLHTGEGQYSCSVCGKCCGQKSDLVKHQRIHTGEKPFSCSECGRCFAHKTSLIMHHKSHTREKAF